In Weissella tructae, the DNA window GCAGGGTCAGAAAAAGAGTTTATGGTTTTAATGGAGAAGAACTTGGCACATATGGGCATTACTAATTATGTTTTGAAAAACGTAACAGGTCTGGATGCAACATCTATTCCAGATACGTTTAATGATTCAAGTGGCACAAATTTATTTACTTCAAACGACCTAAGTATCATGACACAAAAACTCATCAATCAATTTCCAGACATTTTAAAGATAACATCACAACCAAGTGTCGTATTCAATCATGCACAGATTAATAACACAAACCAATTTATTACGGGAGATAGTCCACAACCAAATGGTTGGCATATTCGTGGACTTAAAACAGGGACTAGCGCTTCCGCTGGCTTTGGTCTTGTAACTGTTGGTACATCCAATGTGACGAAAAATCCAATCATTGTTATTGTGCTAGATGCAAAGACCGATGATATTCGGTACGATGACACAACGTTAATTTTTGACAGCATCACAGGATAATTAAATCTGTTTCTCATAGTATATGCACGTTGGCTAACGACATCCTTAAACAGGGGTGTCGTTTTATGTATTGGTGATTAAATTGTATATCTCTACGTCTGAAGTTTATGTGTATGAACATTTAATTTTTCATATTGCAAGAATGGGTTACAAACTTTAAATAAGTGGTATAATTAAACGCATATCTAACAGGTTATCAGCAAGGCATGAACAAATGTCCATTGTGATTACTTGAATCAACATCATAAATAAGGAGCTTTCTCATGAAATTTGAAACAAATGCGATTCATGCTGGAATCCAAACAGACGGGGCAACAGGAGCAGTTGTGCCACCAATTTATCAAACATCAACATACAAGCAAGCGGAACTGGGAGGTACACCAGAATACGAATACACTCGTGGTGAAAACCCAACGCGTTTTGCAGTTGAATCAGTGATGGCTGCTTTAGAAGGGGGCCAATATGGCTTTGCCTTTTCATCAGGAATGGCTGCCATTCATGCTGTTATGTCTGCGTCTTTGAAGCAAAATGATCACTTGGTAATCGGAAACGATGTTTACGGTGGAACTTTCCGTTTGGTGACTCGCATTCTAACAGAATTGGGTATTGCATACACTGCGGTCGATACAGCAGACACAGACGCCGTACTAGCTGCATTACGTCCAGAAACAAAGATGGTCTTCCTAGAAACACCATCAAACCCATTGCTACATGTAACGGACATTCAAGCAATTTCTTCAGCAGTGAAGGCTGTCAATGAAGAAATTGTAATTGCGGTTGATAACACGTTTGCATCACCTTACAACCAACAACCATTGGCACTTGGTGCTGATATCTCAGTTGCCTCAGGAACCAAGTATCTAGGTGGACATTCTGACGTCGTGTCTGGTTTTGTTGTTGTTAAGGACAGTGACTTAGCCGACGGTATTAAGTTCATTCAAATGTCTGTTGGTGCGGTTCTTTCACCACAAGAATCATTCTTAGTTCAACGTTCGCTAAAGACTTTGGCATTGCGTGTTGAACGTCATAATGAGAATGCACAAGTATTGGCTGAATTCTTGAATAACCATGAAAAGGTGGCCAAGGTATACTACCCAGGTCTTCCTGGTACGCCTGATTATGAAATTGCGCGTAAGCAAATGTCTGGGTTCGGTGGAATGATTTCAATTGAACTACAAGAAGGCCTATCAACGAAGTCATTTGTTGAAGGATTGGAAGTCTTCACGCTGGCTGAATCACTTGGTGGCGTAGAATCATTGATCGAAGTTCCTGCGGTTATGACACATGCTTCAATTCCACGTGAGATTCGTTTAGAAAACGGTATTTCAGATGAATTAGTGCGTATTTCTGTTGGTATTGAACACATTGATGACTTACAACATGATTTAGCGGTTGCATTGGACAATTTATAAAAATATTTTTATAAAAAAGCACTCCAAAAAATGGGGTGTTTTTTTAATGCCATTTTTACAAAGATGGTAGAATATATCAAAAATGAAATGTCATTTATAAAATGGTATAGGTCTAAACGTCATTTTTATTTTTCTTTTGTGGACAATTAATGTCCATTTATCATCAAATTGCCAGAAAATGAATATTTCATGCTGTATCTATGAAAAGGTATGCGGGGGAATTTGAATAATAAAAGACCCCTCAGTGAACTTCACTAAGAGGTCTTTATTGGATTTACTTCAAGTTATCCTTAATTGTATCTACACGTTCTTCAACACGGTCTTCCAAGTTGTCTTTACGTTCATCAATACGATCGTCTAGATCTTCAAACCGTTCTTCAACCTTATCCTTGCGTTCGTGAAGACGGTCTTCCAAGTTGTCCTTACGTTCATCAATACGGTCATCTAGATTGTCAAACCGTTCTTCAACCTTATCCTTGCGTTCGTGAAGACGGTCTTCCAAGTTGTCCTTACGTTCGTCAATACGGTCGTCTAGGTCTTCAAAGCGTTCTTCAACCTTATCCTTGCGTTCATGTAGGCGATCTTCTAGGTTATCCTTACGATCGTGGATACGATCTTCCAAGTTATCAAAGCGATCTTCAATGCGATCTTCTAGGTCCTCGAAACGGTCTTCGATTTGATGTCCCAATTCCTTACCCTTTTTCTTGGTAGCCTTGAACTTGTTCTTCAACTTATCTGTAAATGACATAATACTGTCTCCTTAATATGTATTAATAGAAAGTATAATATTTCTACTATAAGCTAACATGTTACGTGATTTGTTAATATTTGTCCATTAATGTTACTAAAGGGTGGTATAGTTGTGTAAATATGCGCGTTTAAATACAAAATATTGCGGTATAATAGCACCATAGGTTCATGTACGTAGGGTATCGTGTAACAAGTATATGTACATTCTTAAGATACATGTAAGGTATTTATGGCCAATAACGTCTACATATCTTATATAGCATTTATTGATGTGGCATACTTCGTGGTATAGGCGTGAATAACACTAAATCTGCACAAATTATACCATCGCAAAAATACATATTTTCTAAAACATTAGACTTGATTACAAAAAGACAATACATATATTTAAATATGTTTTTATACATTTAAGGAAGAGGGTAATATGTTTTCATTCGTCTTATTAGCATTTATTTCTGGGCTATTATTGTCTAATCAAAGCCCCATTAACGCGCGTTTAGGTAGAGGGTTAGGATCACCATTTATTGCGGCATCATTTTCGTTTACAATCGGGACTATTTTCTTAGGAATTGTCACGTTCATCCAAACGAATACTTTATTCCCGAGCATCCAATTCATTAGCCAACAACCTGCATGGATTTGGTTAGGGGGGCTATTAGGATGTATTTACCTGACATCTAACATTTTATTGTTCCCTCGAATTGGAGCCGTTAAAACGGTCGTCTTGCCTATTTTGGGACAGATCATTATGGGGATTGCTATAGATACCTTCGGGTGGTTTGGTGCCACAAGTTCAACCTTTAACGTGCTCCAGGCGGTAGGGGTAGGAATCATGTTTACAGGTATTTTATTAACCGTCACAGTTGGTAACAACGGATTTCAATCACAACAAACGACTAATGTCACCACTATTTTGTGGATGATTTGGGCCGTTATTATTGGGATGGTATCTGCCATGCAACAAGCTATCAATGGTCATCTTGGTACATTATTACACTCATCTGTTCAAGCTGCCTTCATGTCATTTGGTATCGGGATGGTACTGATTGTGTCGGTGACACTATTCTTAACCCGACATAACTATCCCTCAAAAGACATGTTCCTTAAGGTTGAACCTTGGGCTTTCACTGGTGGAATTTTAGGGGCGTTGTTTGTCCTAACAACCGTTATCAGTGTCCCGGCGATTGGGACTGGATTAACGATTATGATGGCGTTAATTGGACAGGTTGTTGGTTCAATATTGGTTCAACAATTCGGGCTTTGGAAATCAAAACAAACAAGTGTCCAACTCAAACAAATTCTGGGTATTTTAATTATGGTCGTAGGTATCGTATTAATTAAGTTCCTATAAACTGTTATCAAAAAGAGGCAAAGCACAGATGTGCTTTGCCTCTTTTTTTCGTAAATATAAAACGTATTTTATTTTTTATAAAACAAACACTTTCCAATGAAATAGAGCCTTATAAGCCATACATTTCAAATAAAGTAAAGAGTAGTAATTAATGTTTAGAGTTGTACAATTATATGTATAGACTACTTAGTAAAAATGATCTATTATTTGGATTTTGGGAGGGATTTATGTGAACACAACACTAGCATTAAACGCTTCAGAAACGACCAAAATTTTGAATTTTTGTAGTGATGTTGGTTTGCTATTACTTGAAAGTGGGGCAGAAACATTTCGAGTCGAAGAAACAGTTGAACGTATTGGTACTGCAGCAAATTTGCCCATATCTTGCTATTCAACCATGACCTCTATTTTTATTTCTGTCCAACATACAAGCCAAACATTATTAGTGAAAACAACATTTGGAAGTTATGATTTGCAGAAAGTTGATCAGATTAATCAGTTATCACGGGATTTCGAAGCTGGGAATATTTCTTTTGAAACCTTTGCTCAGGCTGTCCATGATTTACATCAAACGTCAGAACCATTTCCTTTGTATCTACAAATGTTAGGGGCTGGGTTAGTCGCAATCGCACCAATGTTTGTGTTTAAAGCCGCCTGGACGGATTTAGCCTTAAGTTTCTTTATTGGGATTTCCGGATTCTTAGGTAGTAAATACATTACAAAATTAGGCTCTGTGCCATACTTGAGTGAAATATTTGGTGGTTTTGTAGTGGGGATATTAGGATTATTAGCGGTTAAATATGGCGTTGGAATCAATTCATACACCATTATTGTAAGTGCAATTATGCCGTTAGTACCTGGAGTCGCTATTACAAACGCGATTCGAGAGATTATTGCGAATGAGATTGTTTCCGGTATCGTCCGGCTAACGAATGCCATTCTTGTTGCGGGGGCCATTAGTTTTGGGATACTTTTGGCTGTTGAATTAATCTAAGGATGGGTGAACAGTATGTCAATTAACGTGTTTATCATTGAATTATTGTTTGGATTTCTATCATCCTTAGGATTTGGACTCATCACTAATATTCCACGACGTATTTTACTTGCTGCGGGATTTACCGGTGCGATGTCGTGGGGTGCGTACTATATATTTAGCTTATTTACCGCATACCAAGTGGTGTGGCCGAATTTATTAGCAACAACGATTATCGGATTCTTAGGTAATTATTTCGCCCATCGCCTAAAAACACCGGCGACGATGATTTATATTCCTAGTTTAGTTTCACTAGTTCCTGGTGGTTTAGCAGCCGTCGGACTCCAAAACTTTACAACTGGTCATAGTGCACAAGCAAGTGAGCAATTACTAGTTGTACTATTAACAGCCGTCGCCTTAGCTGCTGGTTTCATCGTGGGGGAAACTTTGTTTAAGATGGCGTTGTCCGTTGTGCATAAATTACCTTATAACTTCCATCATAAGTAACTTTTACTAAGAGCATCTATAACCGTTATT includes these proteins:
- a CDS encoding D-alanyl-D-alanine carboxypeptidase family protein, whose product is MSKKNIATIIVGIVILWVCSILAYTLSYTSEPSNTEKQTSALVDPKTRSKNWIAVDAQTGDILGQQNDNKKVPIASLVKILVAYTVLTEIENKHVKLTDTATLSQYGHAISQDIQLTNAPMALNESYTIEELLNIMMTSSANNAAITLSERVAGSEKEFMVLMEKNLAHMGITNYVLKNVTGLDATSIPDTFNDSSGTNLFTSNDLSIMTQKLINQFPDILKITSQPSVVFNHAQINNTNQFITGDSPQPNGWHIRGLKTGTSASAGFGLVTVGTSNVTKNPIIVIVLDAKTDDIRYDDTTLIFDSITG
- a CDS encoding trans-sulfuration enzyme family protein, yielding MKFETNAIHAGIQTDGATGAVVPPIYQTSTYKQAELGGTPEYEYTRGENPTRFAVESVMAALEGGQYGFAFSSGMAAIHAVMSASLKQNDHLVIGNDVYGGTFRLVTRILTELGIAYTAVDTADTDAVLAALRPETKMVFLETPSNPLLHVTDIQAISSAVKAVNEEIVIAVDNTFASPYNQQPLALGADISVASGTKYLGGHSDVVSGFVVVKDSDLADGIKFIQMSVGAVLSPQESFLVQRSLKTLALRVERHNENAQVLAEFLNNHEKVAKVYYPGLPGTPDYEIARKQMSGFGGMISIELQEGLSTKSFVEGLEVFTLAESLGGVESLIEVPAVMTHASIPREIRLENGISDELVRISVGIEHIDDLQHDLAVALDNL
- a CDS encoding BdrQ-like protein, whose translation is MSFTDKLKNKFKATKKKGKELGHQIEDRFEDLEDRIEDRFDNLEDRIHDRKDNLEDRLHERKDKVEERFEDLDDRIDERKDNLEDRLHERKDKVEERFDNLDDRIDERKDNLEDRLHERKDKVEERFEDLDDRIDERKDNLEDRVEERVDTIKDNLK
- a CDS encoding DMT family transporter, with amino-acid sequence MFSFVLLAFISGLLLSNQSPINARLGRGLGSPFIAASFSFTIGTIFLGIVTFIQTNTLFPSIQFISQQPAWIWLGGLLGCIYLTSNILLFPRIGAVKTVVLPILGQIIMGIAIDTFGWFGATSSTFNVLQAVGVGIMFTGILLTVTVGNNGFQSQQTTNVTTILWMIWAVIIGMVSAMQQAINGHLGTLLHSSVQAAFMSFGIGMVLIVSVTLFLTRHNYPSKDMFLKVEPWAFTGGILGALFVLTTVISVPAIGTGLTIMMALIGQVVGSILVQQFGLWKSKQTSVQLKQILGILIMVVGIVLIKFL
- a CDS encoding threonine/serine exporter family protein — encoded protein: MNTTLALNASETTKILNFCSDVGLLLLESGAETFRVEETVERIGTAANLPISCYSTMTSIFISVQHTSQTLLVKTTFGSYDLQKVDQINQLSRDFEAGNISFETFAQAVHDLHQTSEPFPLYLQMLGAGLVAIAPMFVFKAAWTDLALSFFIGISGFLGSKYITKLGSVPYLSEIFGGFVVGILGLLAVKYGVGINSYTIIVSAIMPLVPGVAITNAIREIIANEIVSGIVRLTNAILVAGAISFGILLAVELI
- a CDS encoding threonine/serine exporter family protein; this translates as MSINVFIIELLFGFLSSLGFGLITNIPRRILLAAGFTGAMSWGAYYIFSLFTAYQVVWPNLLATTIIGFLGNYFAHRLKTPATMIYIPSLVSLVPGGLAAVGLQNFTTGHSAQASEQLLVVLLTAVALAAGFIVGETLFKMALSVVHKLPYNFHHK